From the genome of Phreatobacter cathodiphilus, one region includes:
- a CDS encoding heavy metal translocating P-type ATPase encodes MTQANETTRFRVGGMDCASCAAKVETAVRRLPGVGDVTVSVMSGSLAVSHDGSLATDAVERQVKSLGYSIARTAGAQKKGEQPAHGCCAHDHAGHGHDHAKSAHDHDRSERDHSEGATARATPTGHPGHDHAGHSHLDLDDGPWWRSRKAMLTIGCGAALAAAWLLGQLVPVAGHWAFLVAMAVGLVPIARRAAMAAVAGMPFTIETLMTIAAVGAVFIGATEEAAAVVFLFLVGELLEGIAASRARSSIKGLTALVPKTALVEENGTTRDVAADALQPGMTILVRPGDRIAADGEIVSGESSIDEAPVTGESTPKRKQQGDSVFAGTINADAVLRVRVTAAAEDNTIARVVKLVEEAQESKAPTERFIDQFSRYYTPAVLVIGALVALVPPLFFGGIWSEWIYKGLAVLLIGCPCALVISTPAAIAAGLAAGARRGLLMKGGAVLEGLRKVTTVALDKTGTLTEGKPVVTDIVGFDRPGTEVLSLAAALETGSSHPLAAAILARAKADTVAVPPASDARAVAGKGVVGSVGGRNLFLASPKAAHETAPMTSDQDAAVSAFNNEGKTVSVLLVDDRIAGLLAIRDEPREDAAAGLRALTDAGIATVMLTGDNERTARAIGGNLGIAVRAGLLPVDKQRIVRELQDKGQVVAKVGDGINDAPALAAADIGIAMGGGTDVALETADAAVLHGRVRDIANMIELSRRVMRNIGQNIVMALGLKAVFLVTTVAGLTGLWPAILADTGATVLVTANAIRLLGTRLS; translated from the coding sequence ATGACCCAGGCGAACGAAACGACCCGGTTCCGCGTCGGCGGCATGGATTGCGCATCCTGCGCCGCGAAGGTCGAGACGGCCGTCAGGCGCCTTCCGGGCGTCGGCGATGTGACGGTTTCGGTCATGTCCGGCTCGCTCGCGGTGAGCCACGACGGTTCGCTCGCGACCGACGCGGTCGAACGCCAGGTGAAATCGCTCGGCTATTCCATCGCGCGGACCGCTGGAGCCCAGAAGAAAGGCGAGCAGCCTGCCCATGGCTGTTGCGCGCATGACCATGCCGGCCATGGGCACGATCATGCCAAGAGCGCGCACGACCATGACAGGAGTGAACGCGACCATTCCGAAGGCGCGACGGCTCGGGCGACGCCGACCGGGCATCCCGGTCACGACCATGCCGGCCATTCGCATCTCGACCTCGATGATGGTCCGTGGTGGCGCAGTCGCAAGGCGATGCTGACCATCGGTTGCGGTGCGGCACTTGCCGCCGCCTGGTTGCTGGGGCAGCTCGTTCCGGTCGCCGGCCATTGGGCCTTTCTCGTGGCAATGGCCGTCGGTCTGGTTCCCATCGCCCGTCGTGCTGCGATGGCGGCTGTCGCGGGCATGCCCTTCACCATCGAGACGCTGATGACGATCGCGGCCGTCGGTGCGGTTTTCATCGGCGCGACGGAGGAGGCCGCTGCCGTGGTCTTCCTGTTTCTCGTCGGTGAACTGCTCGAAGGTATTGCCGCGAGCCGCGCCCGCTCCAGCATCAAGGGTCTGACGGCCCTCGTGCCGAAAACCGCGTTGGTCGAGGAGAACGGCACGACGCGCGATGTCGCTGCCGATGCCCTGCAGCCGGGCATGACCATTCTCGTGCGGCCGGGCGACCGCATCGCCGCCGATGGTGAGATCGTCTCGGGCGAAAGCTCCATCGACGAAGCACCCGTCACCGGCGAGAGCACACCGAAACGCAAGCAACAGGGCGACTCTGTTTTTGCGGGCACGATCAATGCCGACGCGGTGCTGCGCGTGCGGGTGACCGCGGCAGCCGAGGACAACACCATCGCGCGCGTGGTGAAGCTGGTCGAGGAGGCGCAGGAGAGCAAGGCGCCGACCGAGCGCTTCATCGACCAGTTCTCACGCTACTACACGCCTGCAGTCCTCGTGATCGGCGCGCTGGTAGCGCTGGTTCCGCCGCTGTTCTTCGGCGGTATCTGGTCGGAATGGATCTACAAGGGCCTCGCTGTGCTGCTCATCGGTTGTCCCTGTGCGCTGGTCATCTCCACGCCGGCGGCCATTGCGGCGGGCCTGGCCGCCGGTGCGCGGCGCGGCCTTCTGATGAAGGGCGGTGCTGTCCTGGAGGGCCTGCGCAAGGTGACCACCGTGGCGCTCGACAAGACCGGCACGCTGACCGAGGGCAAGCCCGTTGTCACCGACATCGTCGGGTTCGACCGCCCCGGGACGGAGGTCTTGTCGCTTGCCGCTGCACTGGAGACGGGCTCCAGCCATCCGCTTGCGGCCGCCATCCTCGCCCGTGCCAAGGCCGACACGGTAGCCGTCCCGCCAGCCAGCGATGCGCGCGCGGTGGCCGGCAAGGGTGTCGTCGGCAGCGTCGGGGGCCGGAACCTGTTCCTGGCCTCGCCGAAGGCTGCCCACGAGACGGCGCCAATGACGTCCGATCAGGACGCGGCGGTCAGCGCCTTCAACAACGAGGGCAAGACCGTGTCGGTGCTGCTGGTCGACGACCGGATCGCCGGTCTCCTCGCCATCCGCGACGAGCCTCGGGAGGACGCTGCCGCCGGGCTCCGGGCATTGACGGATGCCGGCATCGCCACGGTGATGCTCACGGGTGACAACGAGCGAACAGCGAGGGCCATCGGCGGCAATCTCGGCATCGCCGTGCGCGCCGGCCTCCTGCCCGTGGACAAGCAGCGCATCGTTCGCGAATTGCAGGATAAGGGCCAGGTCGTGGCCAAGGTCGGCGACGGCATCAACGATGCCCCAGCCTTGGCTGCGGCCGATATCGGCATCGCCATGGGTGGCGGCACCGATGTGGCGCTGGAGACGGCCGACGCTGCCGTGCTGCACGGGCGCGTCCGCGACATCGCCAACATGATCGAGCTGTCGCGCCGGGTCATGCGCAATATCGGCCAGAACATCGTGATGGCCCTGGGGCTCAAGGCGGTGTTCCTGGTCACGACGGTTGCCGGCCTCACGGGATTGTGGCCGGCGATCCTCGCCGATACCGGGGCGACCGTTCTGGTCACCGCCAACGCCATCAGGCTGTTGGGGACACGGCTGTCCTGA
- a CDS encoding efflux RND transporter periplasmic adaptor subunit: MKVIVIAAAALFGGVVVSAMVPQLPQMARSYLAAAGVQAKPDGSAQRPEEAHTEERAPEGVLLMTQDRITAAKIELAEVQPGTLARQLTLPGTIVPDRNNIRRIAARIVGTVAELRKGLGDKVEAGDLLAIVDSREVAEARSEYIAAHVNFGLQKTLFEREETLWRSRIQAEQQYLRAKNAFVEAQVRVHLAQQKLAALGLSDQEIARMSAAPEAMNGLQRYEIRSPGVGQVVERMVDLGTPVGGEGQAKELFSIIDLRSVWVELAVSSSDLGQVREGSRVVVTMSGSDLRAEGKIVFISPVYNPETRSARVFAAIGNEELRWRPGSFVSAEVEIERVDVDIRIPRSALQTSEGATVVFVRTETGFERRKVVLGKQDGEFVEVAFGVDPGESIAVSNTFLLKAELGKSEAEHSH; encoded by the coding sequence ATGAAGGTCATTGTCATTGCCGCCGCCGCGCTTTTCGGTGGCGTCGTCGTCAGCGCCATGGTTCCGCAACTGCCCCAGATGGCCCGTAGCTATCTGGCTGCTGCCGGCGTCCAGGCGAAGCCGGACGGGTCAGCCCAACGCCCTGAAGAAGCGCATACTGAAGAGCGTGCTCCCGAAGGCGTGCTGCTCATGACGCAGGATCGGATCACGGCCGCCAAGATCGAACTGGCCGAGGTGCAGCCCGGCACGCTTGCGCGACAGCTCACATTGCCAGGGACGATTGTTCCGGATCGCAACAACATCCGGCGCATCGCGGCCCGCATTGTCGGCACGGTTGCGGAGTTGCGCAAAGGTCTCGGCGACAAGGTCGAGGCAGGAGATCTGCTGGCGATCGTCGACAGCCGCGAGGTTGCCGAGGCCCGCAGCGAGTACATCGCAGCCCATGTCAATTTCGGCCTCCAGAAAACGCTCTTCGAACGGGAGGAGACGCTCTGGAGGAGCCGTATTCAGGCGGAGCAGCAGTATCTGCGCGCGAAGAATGCCTTCGTCGAGGCACAGGTTCGCGTGCATCTCGCCCAACAGAAGCTCGCGGCCCTCGGCCTGAGCGATCAGGAGATCGCCCGGATGTCGGCGGCGCCCGAGGCGATGAACGGGCTTCAGCGCTACGAAATCCGCTCCCCGGGCGTCGGCCAGGTGGTCGAACGCATGGTGGATCTGGGAACGCCCGTGGGCGGCGAAGGACAGGCCAAGGAGCTCTTTTCGATCATCGACCTGCGCTCCGTCTGGGTGGAGCTCGCGGTGTCCTCGTCAGATCTCGGTCAGGTTCGTGAAGGCAGTCGTGTCGTCGTTACCATGAGCGGCAGCGACCTGAGGGCAGAGGGGAAGATCGTCTTCATCAGCCCGGTCTACAATCCGGAAACCCGCTCCGCGCGCGTCTTCGCCGCGATCGGCAACGAAGAACTCCGCTGGCGGCCGGGTTCCTTCGTCAGCGCCGAGGTGGAGATCGAGCGGGTGGATGTCGACATCCGCATCCCGCGATCCGCCCTCCAGACGTCGGAAGGCGCGACTGTGGTCTTCGTGCGCACCGAGACTGGGTTCGAGAGGCGCAAGGTCGTCCTTGGCAAACAGGACGGCGAATTCGTCGAAGTCGCCTTCGGCGTCGATCCCGGCGAGTCCATCGCAGTCTCCAATACTTTCCTGCTCAAGGCTGAACTCGGCAAGTCCGAGGCCGAGCATTCGCACTAG
- a CDS encoding flavin-containing monooxygenase, which yields MYGNQTRIGRLDTIIPVLVIGAAQAGLAAAYRLQQSGIDFRIVEGAGRIGDSWRKRYASLTLFTPRRFSALPGLGLDGDPEGYATRDEFADYLERYADFHRLAVSTGTGVEKLSRRADGMFSALLTTGETVLAGSVIVSTGGFQRAVVPSVAAGLDEGVNQLTSETYREPSSVAPGTVLVVGDGASGRDIAAELAASHRVLLATGKPRRLFPERILGRSIWWWLSRTGLMNAGRESFIGSRMRRADPFPDRDRSFASLERRGVTIVPRLDQTAGRQVQFVGGRTETIDAVVWAVGYRDEAAWIAVPGAVDRGGRFIERDGVSPVPALYFVGRPWQRNRASGLVMGVGDDAGVIVEAIAGGRHPAEARVPREIAPVTLACL from the coding sequence ATGTATGGCAACCAAACGCGTATCGGCAGGCTGGACACAATCATTCCCGTCCTGGTCATTGGCGCGGCTCAGGCGGGCCTCGCGGCAGCATACCGCCTTCAGCAGAGTGGTATCGATTTCCGTATCGTGGAGGGGGCTGGTCGCATCGGCGACAGCTGGCGCAAGCGCTATGCCTCGCTGACGCTGTTCACGCCGCGTCGGTTCAGTGCCCTGCCAGGCCTCGGCCTCGATGGAGATCCCGAGGGCTATGCCACGCGGGACGAGTTCGCCGACTATCTGGAGCGCTATGCGGATTTCCACCGCCTGGCGGTCTCGACAGGAACGGGCGTGGAAAAACTGAGCCGTCGCGCCGACGGAATGTTCTCGGCTTTGCTGACGACGGGAGAAACCGTGCTGGCAGGCAGTGTCATCGTCTCCACCGGCGGCTTCCAGCGGGCTGTCGTGCCATCGGTCGCCGCCGGCCTCGACGAAGGTGTGAACCAGCTCACATCGGAGACTTATCGGGAGCCATCGTCTGTCGCGCCCGGTACGGTGCTGGTGGTCGGGGACGGCGCAAGCGGCCGCGACATCGCGGCCGAGCTGGCTGCAAGCCACCGTGTGCTACTCGCGACCGGCAAGCCGCGCCGGCTATTCCCCGAGCGAATTCTCGGTCGCAGCATCTGGTGGTGGCTGTCCCGGACTGGGTTGATGAACGCGGGACGCGAGTCGTTCATCGGGAGCCGCATGCGCCGTGCCGATCCATTCCCCGACCGCGATCGCAGCTTTGCCAGCCTCGAGAGGCGCGGCGTGACGATCGTTCCGCGCCTCGACCAGACCGCCGGACGGCAGGTTCAGTTCGTCGGGGGCCGGACGGAGACAATCGACGCGGTCGTCTGGGCTGTCGGCTATCGCGACGAGGCGGCCTGGATTGCAGTCCCCGGAGCAGTGGACCGCGGCGGCCGCTTCATCGAGCGGGACGGTGTTTCACCGGTACCCGCCCTTTACTTCGTCGGCCGCCCCTGGCAGCGCAATCGCGCATCCGGCCTCGTCATGGGCGTCGGCGACGACGCGGGCGTGATCGTCGAAGCGATCGCGGGCGGCCGTCATCCGGCAGAAGCCCGGGTTCCGCGAGAAATCGCTCCAGTGACTTTGGCTTGCCTGTAA
- a CDS encoding cation diffusion facilitator family transporter — MTAANERRIRLVFIFTTTYAAIQAAGGWFSGSLALIADSGHMVSDAAALLLALIAYRVARRPADGTRTYGFHRVRVLAALANGATLLLLVVWIAWEAVQRINAPGEVLAGPMLAVAVVGLLVNVAGAYLLWSGNASDSNLRGALLHVLGDLVGSVGAIAAAIGIMLTGWALLDPLLSVLVAGLVVRSAWTLVSDSLRVLLQATPRGVDATQAETGIRSLPGVAEAGHFHAWTLADETIVATVHVSARPDADPLALPPVVSDWLKGRYGIEHVTVQVDPLGQLVSRGD, encoded by the coding sequence GTGACCGCTGCCAACGAACGACGAATCCGCCTCGTCTTCATCTTTACCACCACCTATGCGGCGATCCAGGCTGCCGGCGGCTGGTTTTCGGGGTCGCTCGCACTCATCGCCGATTCCGGGCATATGGTGTCCGATGCCGCGGCCCTGCTGCTCGCGCTCATCGCCTACCGCGTGGCGCGTCGGCCTGCCGATGGCACCCGAACCTACGGCTTCCATCGCGTCCGCGTATTGGCGGCGCTGGCCAATGGAGCAACCCTGCTGCTTCTAGTCGTGTGGATCGCATGGGAGGCGGTTCAGCGCATCAATGCTCCGGGCGAGGTGCTGGCCGGACCGATGCTCGCCGTCGCCGTGGTCGGCCTGCTGGTGAACGTCGCCGGCGCCTACCTGCTCTGGTCCGGCAATGCGTCGGACAGCAATCTGCGGGGCGCGCTCCTGCATGTGCTGGGAGATCTGGTCGGGTCTGTTGGCGCGATCGCGGCGGCTATCGGGATCATGCTGACGGGATGGGCATTGCTCGACCCTCTGCTGTCGGTGCTGGTGGCTGGCCTCGTGGTGCGCTCGGCATGGACGTTGGTATCCGACTCCCTGCGCGTGCTGCTTCAGGCGACCCCTCGCGGCGTCGATGCCACGCAGGCGGAAACCGGTATCCGATCCTTGCCCGGCGTCGCCGAGGCCGGGCATTTTCACGCCTGGACGCTTGCAGACGAGACCATCGTTGCGACCGTGCATGTTTCTGCCCGCCCCGATGCTGATCCATTGGCGCTTCCGCCGGTCGTTTCGGACTGGCTCAAGGGCCGCTACGGGATAGAGCATGTGACTGTTCAGGTGGACCCGTTGGGACAACTGGTCTCGCGAGGCGATTGA
- a CDS encoding efflux transporter outer membrane subunit: MTVLLRCAAAGAIALAVSGCIPRDRSAQLSVTLPSRWSNGQTSVQALAQTELATWWRRYRDPEINRLVDSALAANPTLDEARERVFAARSLARAQGAQRLPTVDGAASATLQSRLSGPTQGLNAAGEDFFGESPRSTVGVFQAGFDARWELDFFGRVRNSALAAEHAALVASEELHDARFILIAEVVRTYLELRGAQGRRAVILREIAARRSLLDSVRVQQTAGTSSEFDVQRARSTYEAARARAPAADLAVRVALQRLATLAGSARPDERLATRSRGIGIISTAVGPLPTSILRWRADIRRAEVVIAQRAAEADVAEADLYPRFMLAGTLDIAGNLLGKPLLGTPVTLTGGPAISIPLVDWGMRANVVRAREAQWREAVAAYRSAVLRGVEDVEIALATIRATRSRLERQSTAVTAASRALDLADRQYRGGLTGLTERLQAETDLRQAELDLADAREGAAVASVGLFKALGTPPGPDRPAAPRTAPEPAPAIAVLQ; the protein is encoded by the coding sequence TTGACCGTCCTTCTTCGCTGCGCCGCCGCCGGCGCCATAGCCCTTGCCGTGTCCGGCTGCATTCCGAGGGATCGCTCGGCGCAGCTCTCCGTGACGCTTCCCTCGCGCTGGAGCAACGGGCAGACGAGCGTCCAGGCTCTGGCGCAAACCGAGTTGGCGACCTGGTGGCGCCGCTATCGGGATCCCGAGATCAATCGGCTGGTCGACAGCGCACTGGCAGCCAATCCTACACTCGACGAAGCTCGCGAGCGTGTTTTCGCAGCACGATCCCTGGCGCGGGCACAGGGCGCCCAGCGGCTGCCGACGGTCGATGGCGCAGCGAGCGCGACCCTTCAGTCGAGGCTCTCCGGGCCGACGCAAGGGCTGAATGCGGCCGGCGAGGATTTCTTCGGCGAGTCGCCACGCAGCACGGTGGGGGTGTTCCAGGCCGGCTTCGATGCGCGCTGGGAACTCGACTTCTTCGGCCGGGTCCGAAACTCTGCACTGGCCGCGGAGCATGCGGCGCTCGTGGCGTCGGAAGAGCTTCACGATGCGCGCTTCATCCTGATCGCCGAAGTCGTCCGGACCTATCTGGAACTGCGCGGCGCGCAGGGCCGCCGCGCCGTCATCCTGCGCGAGATTGCGGCCCGGCGTTCGCTGCTCGACTCGGTCCGCGTCCAGCAGACCGCCGGCACGTCGAGCGAGTTCGATGTCCAGCGCGCGCGCTCGACCTACGAGGCCGCGCGCGCCCGGGCGCCTGCCGCCGACCTGGCCGTGCGTGTCGCGCTTCAGAGGCTGGCGACCCTCGCCGGTTCGGCCCGTCCCGACGAGCGGCTGGCAACCCGCTCTAGGGGTATCGGGATCATCTCGACCGCCGTTGGTCCCTTACCCACATCGATCCTGCGCTGGCGCGCCGACATCCGCCGTGCCGAGGTTGTCATCGCCCAGCGCGCTGCCGAGGCGGACGTCGCCGAGGCGGACCTCTACCCACGCTTCATGCTCGCGGGGACGCTGGACATCGCCGGAAACCTGCTCGGCAAGCCGCTGCTTGGAACTCCAGTGACGCTCACTGGCGGACCGGCCATCTCGATTCCGCTGGTCGACTGGGGCATGCGCGCCAATGTCGTGCGTGCCCGCGAGGCGCAATGGCGGGAGGCCGTGGCCGCCTATCGCTCGGCCGTGCTGCGGGGAGTCGAAGACGTGGAAATCGCGTTGGCCACGATCCGTGCGACGCGCAGCCGGCTCGAACGGCAATCGACGGCGGTAACGGCCGCAAGTCGTGCCCTTGATCTGGCCGACAGGCAATATCGCGGTGGCCTCACGGGCCTCACGGAGCGCCTTCAGGCCGAGACCGACCTGCGGCAGGCCGAACTCGACCTCGCCGATGCGCGCGAGGGGGCGGCCGTCGCTTCGGTCGGGCTCTTCAAGGCATTGGGCACGCCGCCCGGTCCTGATCGTCCTGCGGCCCCGCGCACGGCCCCGGAGCCGGCTCCGGCCATTGCGGTTCTCCAATGA
- a CDS encoding SCO family protein, with the protein MKVLRVIRYAAWGAVALAVPLALALALGWWQVDGPGRPAASRQEPVHAVGGPFSLTDHRGRAVTERDFRGRPLLVFFGFTHCPDVCPTTLFEASEWVKAVGALADRVQILFVSVDPKRDTTEILGQYIQSFDPRIIGATGTKDQVDAMVAAYRATYRLVPTGGDNYTVEHSASVFMMDSTGRFVGTIDFHEQRDIAVDKVRRLAGL; encoded by the coding sequence ATGAAAGTGCTGAGAGTGATCCGGTATGCCGCTTGGGGGGCCGTGGCGCTCGCCGTCCCGCTCGCCCTCGCGCTTGCCCTCGGCTGGTGGCAGGTGGACGGGCCCGGTCGTCCGGCGGCCAGTCGTCAGGAGCCGGTGCATGCCGTCGGCGGACCGTTCAGCCTTACCGATCATCGAGGCCGCGCCGTCACCGAGCGGGATTTCCGTGGCCGGCCACTCCTCGTCTTCTTCGGCTTCACCCATTGCCCGGACGTCTGCCCGACGACCCTTTTCGAGGCGTCGGAGTGGGTCAAGGCAGTCGGGGCGTTGGCGGACCGGGTCCAGATCCTGTTTGTCTCGGTCGATCCGAAGCGGGATACGACGGAAATCCTCGGTCAGTACATCCAGTCCTTCGATCCACGCATCATCGGCGCCACGGGCACGAAGGACCAGGTCGATGCGATGGTGGCCGCCTATCGCGCCACCTATCGTCTGGTTCCGACAGGCGGCGACAACTACACCGTCGAGCACTCCGCTTCGGTGTTCATGATGGACAGCACCGGTCGCTTCGTCGGTACCATCGACTTCCACGAGCAGCGAGACATCGCGGTCGACAAGGTCCGTCGCCTCGCAGGCCTGTAG
- a CDS encoding efflux RND transporter permease subunit: protein MIARVLSFSVHQRWLVVLVTLLVVALGVWSLARLPIDAVPDITNKQVQINTLAPSLSPVDVERQVTFPVETALAGIPGLEYTRSLSRNGFSQVTAVFSERTDIYFARQQVSERLNEASRNLPTGVRPQLGPISSGLGEIYMWAVHFKSGNERQLTRRGEAGWQRDGSYLTPEGQILRTELERAAYLRTVQDWIIRPQLRTVPGVAGIDTIGGFEKQYVVQPDPAKLIGYNLSFGDVAEALESNNLNRGAGYIERNGEGYSVRVNGRLDAVEQIAGIVVKTRQGTPIRISDVATVGVGRELRTGSGSENGAEAVIGTAMMLIGENSRTVAAAVDAKMRQINRSLPPGIEAKPVLNRMVLVDATIQTVAKNLAEGALLVVLVLFLMLGNIRAAIITAMVIPIAMLMTITGMVQGKISANLMSLGALDFGLIVDGAVIIAENTLRRLADRQHELGRQLRLDERLQTVIASAEEMIRPSVYGQAIIILVYVPLLTFSGVEGKMFEPMALTVILALAAAFIISMTFIPAVLAIAISGKVQEKENFIVKALRVVYSPTLKVALRLPRLAILAALALLVASGVLFTRLGQEFLPQLDEKNIAMHALRIPSVSLTQSQTMQLDVERTVTRFPEVAYVFSKTGTAEVAADPMPPNASDTFIILKPQNEWPDPRLTKAELIERIKVEVEKLVGNNYEFTQPIQMRFNELLAGVRGDLAVKVFGDDFDPMLRAANQIAQVLRSTAGAQDVKVEQIGGLPILEININRAEIARLGLSVQAVQEVIGAAIGGREAGIIFEGDRRFPILVRLPENLREDVEQLRKLPLPLAGEGGTGAASIPLGQVASLAFVEGPNQISRENGKRRVVVTANVRGRDIASVVEEAQAKVQRIALPAGYYVTWGGQFENLAAARNRLMVVVPACFFLILLLLSSALRSFRDALLVFTAVPLALTGGLIALWLRGMPFSVAAAVGFIALSGVAVLNGLVMLTYMKQLLEEGRSLRDAVVDGALTRLRPVVMTALVASLGFVPMALATGTGAEVQKPLATVVIGGLISATILTLIILPVLYVRYGSAAARRGKEDQDLTTVPAE, encoded by the coding sequence ATGATTGCTCGCGTTCTCTCCTTCTCCGTCCACCAGCGGTGGCTCGTTGTCCTCGTCACCCTGCTGGTGGTGGCGCTGGGCGTTTGGTCACTGGCGCGGCTGCCCATCGACGCCGTTCCGGACATCACCAACAAGCAGGTCCAGATCAATACGCTGGCGCCCTCGCTGTCGCCCGTCGACGTCGAACGGCAGGTGACCTTTCCGGTCGAGACGGCGCTGGCAGGCATCCCTGGCCTCGAATACACGCGTTCGCTGTCACGAAACGGCTTTTCGCAGGTCACAGCGGTCTTCAGCGAGCGCACGGACATCTACTTCGCCCGGCAGCAGGTTTCAGAGCGGCTGAACGAGGCGTCACGCAATCTGCCGACGGGAGTGCGCCCCCAACTCGGACCGATCTCGTCGGGTCTGGGCGAGATTTATATGTGGGCCGTGCATTTCAAGTCGGGCAACGAGCGTCAGCTCACCCGCCGCGGTGAGGCCGGGTGGCAACGCGATGGCAGCTACCTGACGCCGGAAGGGCAGATCCTGCGTACCGAACTGGAGCGCGCTGCCTACCTGCGCACTGTGCAGGACTGGATCATCCGCCCCCAGCTTCGCACCGTCCCCGGCGTTGCCGGTATCGATACGATCGGCGGCTTTGAGAAGCAGTATGTCGTGCAGCCCGATCCCGCCAAGCTGATCGGGTACAACCTGTCGTTCGGCGACGTGGCCGAGGCCCTCGAGAGCAACAATCTCAATCGCGGCGCCGGCTATATCGAGCGCAATGGGGAGGGGTACAGCGTCAGGGTCAACGGTCGCCTCGATGCCGTCGAACAGATCGCCGGCATCGTCGTCAAGACGCGACAGGGTACTCCGATCCGCATCTCCGACGTCGCGACCGTCGGCGTCGGCCGCGAACTGCGGACGGGCAGCGGCAGCGAGAACGGCGCGGAAGCCGTCATCGGCACCGCCATGATGCTCATCGGCGAGAACAGCCGGACTGTGGCGGCCGCCGTCGATGCGAAGATGCGGCAGATCAACCGCTCGCTGCCCCCCGGCATCGAGGCGAAGCCGGTGCTGAACCGCATGGTGCTGGTGGACGCGACCATCCAGACGGTCGCCAAAAATCTCGCCGAAGGCGCACTTCTGGTCGTCCTCGTGCTCTTCCTGATGCTCGGCAACATCCGCGCAGCGATCATCACCGCGATGGTCATCCCGATCGCCATGCTGATGACCATCACCGGCATGGTGCAGGGCAAGATCAGCGCCAACCTGATGAGTCTCGGGGCGCTGGACTTCGGCCTCATCGTCGATGGCGCCGTCATCATCGCCGAGAATACCCTCCGGCGTCTTGCCGACCGGCAGCACGAGCTCGGCCGGCAACTGCGCCTCGACGAGCGTCTCCAGACCGTCATCGCCTCTGCCGAGGAGATGATCCGCCCCTCCGTCTACGGTCAGGCGATCATCATCCTCGTCTACGTGCCGCTGCTGACCTTCTCGGGCGTCGAAGGCAAGATGTTCGAGCCGATGGCTCTCACTGTCATCCTCGCCCTGGCTGCCGCCTTCATCATCTCGATGACCTTCATCCCGGCCGTCCTCGCCATCGCCATCTCCGGCAAGGTTCAGGAAAAGGAGAACTTCATCGTCAAGGCCCTCCGGGTGGTCTATTCGCCGACCCTGAAAGTCGCCCTGCGCCTGCCGCGGCTGGCGATCCTGGCCGCTCTTGCCCTGCTCGTCGCGAGTGGCGTGCTGTTCACGCGCCTCGGGCAGGAATTTCTGCCGCAGCTCGACGAGAAGAACATCGCCATGCATGCGCTGAGGATTCCGAGCGTCTCGCTCACCCAGTCGCAGACCATGCAGCTCGACGTGGAGCGGACGGTGACGCGGTTTCCGGAGGTGGCCTATGTCTTCTCCAAGACCGGCACGGCCGAGGTCGCCGCCGACCCCATGCCCCCGAACGCCTCCGACACCTTCATCATCCTGAAACCGCAGAACGAGTGGCCCGATCCCAGGCTGACCAAGGCCGAGCTGATCGAGCGCATCAAGGTCGAGGTCGAGAAACTCGTCGGCAACAACTATGAATTCACGCAGCCGATCCAGATGCGGTTCAATGAGCTGCTGGCCGGCGTGCGCGGCGATCTGGCGGTGAAGGTCTTCGGCGACGATTTCGACCCGATGCTGCGCGCCGCGAACCAGATCGCCCAGGTTCTCAGGTCGACGGCAGGGGCCCAGGACGTCAAGGTCGAGCAGATAGGTGGCCTGCCGATCCTTGAGATCAACATCAATCGTGCTGAGATCGCCCGGCTGGGACTGAGCGTACAGGCCGTTCAGGAGGTCATCGGCGCGGCGATCGGCGGGCGTGAGGCAGGCATCATATTCGAAGGCGATCGGCGCTTTCCGATTCTCGTCCGGCTGCCGGAGAACCTGCGCGAAGATGTCGAGCAGTTGCGCAAGCTTCCCCTGCCGCTGGCGGGAGAAGGCGGAACTGGCGCGGCGTCGATCCCGCTGGGACAGGTCGCCTCGCTCGCCTTCGTTGAGGGTCCCAACCAGATCTCGCGCGAGAACGGCAAGCGCCGTGTCGTCGTGACCGCCAACGTACGCGGCCGCGACATCGCCTCGGTCGTCGAAGAGGCACAGGCCAAGGTGCAGCGGATCGCTCTTCCGGCCGGGTATTATGTGACCTGGGGTGGCCAGTTCGAGAACCTCGCGGCGGCGAGGAACCGTCTGATGGTCGTCGTTCCTGCGTGCTTCTTCCTGATCCTACTGCTGCTGTCGTCGGCATTGCGGTCGTTCAGGGATGCGCTCCTGGTATTCACGGCCGTGCCCCTGGCGCTTACCGGCGGACTGATCGCGCTCTGGCTGAGAGGGATGCCGTTCTCAGTTGCAGCGGCTGTCGGCTTCATCGCGCTATCCGGTGTGGCGGTGCTCAACGGCCTGGTCATGCTGACCTACATGAAGCAGTTGCTCGAGGAGGGGCGCTCGCTTCGGGACGCCGTGGTCGATGGTGCCCTGACGCGCCTGCGCCCGGTGGTGATGACCGCGCTGGTCGCTTCGCTCGGGTTCGTGCCGATGGCCTTGGCCACCGGGACGGGAGCCGAGGTGCAGAAGCCGTTGGCCACCGTCGTCATCGGCGGCCTCATCAGCGCGACGATCCTGACTCTCATCATCCTGCCGGTTCTCTACGTCCGCTATGGATCTGCCGCCGCGCGCCGCGGGAAGGAAGATCAGGACCTCACCACGGTTCCGGCGGAATAG